The Apium graveolens cultivar Ventura chromosome 6, ASM990537v1, whole genome shotgun sequence genome contains a region encoding:
- the LOC141665492 gene encoding uncharacterized protein LOC141665492, with product MNNPIQSENQDPDSTQHQFPQFQNPISSHHESKLQTLEILTIQNPEEPYPTRLVADQEEQEEKESSGMVQESASKYRRNFNKRKKSAVYKKQLAIDKKVQNLLQLGTLIPFVPSKRFDFDMHEALFKRLGLWDFVHIEFDEVIRDDLVGQFIVSYDHVKKCCFVNGYRISVNRSRFATVLKLPVKKDKAVGNVAEAVIDLEMDQVSEECVEFVKDFVWNWVVLRGNDWVTPSEVKSCMGLIRDGNMEKVDWASLIWVMVENELKHKDQLRMCYYASHLQYFLKSQRKDLFDEESEDVAVNQEMKEEEKALGEEEINEVKVEKMKKDEDLLEESDKVDEKELMDDRDLLKERPQEVDEKEVKKGLHEADVKEVKEGPHEEAVELGVKKDVVSFYDLGKDPDQFVIEEPNTGLTLGQQDIVLKEEIKDGVAMAHRDLPEIKPDRQFYFGYEKENKYSLQPCIFGESKVFNGKEEIKQEVGKLETEEEEHMEEGERIKEWEHMEAADAEELEGDEMGEQLEVEVEEEEELEDEEEEELGDGIDCNIAPNYGSVERAALTGNLLQGFETAHLPLNLQGQQLHENSSMACFASIVEKQAMMGFPSMLGNGHKRILDYEQDDTSHLDRSKRIRTDVGWDQSTSDFRSCMDQAMQYLEKSKLIYEEKGQAYNRVNESQQYFIQELQRRDRRL from the exons ATGAACAATCCAATTCAATCTGAAAACCAAGACCCAGATTCTACACAACACCAATTTCCCCAATTCCAGAACCCCATTTCGTCCCATCACGAAAGCAAACTACAAACCCTGGAAATTTTAACTATTCAAAACCCTGAAGAACCCTACCCGACCCGGTTAGTTGCAgaccaagaagaacaagaagaaaaagaatcGTCAGGTATGGTTCAAGAAAGTGCTTCTAAGTATCGTAGAAATTTTAATAAGCGTAAAAAAAGTGCTGTGTACAAGAAGCAATTAGCAATTGATAAGAAAGTTCAAAACTTGCTTCAATTAGGAACCCTAATTCCCTTTGTGCCATCTAAaagatttgattttgatatgCATGAAGCGTTGTTTAAGCGTCTCGGGCTGTGGGATTTTGTTCATATTGAGTTTGATGAAGTAATTAGAGATGATCTTGTTGGTCAGTTTATTGTTTCTTATGATCATGTCAAGAAGTGTTGTTTTGTGAATGGGTATAGGATTAGTGTTAATAGGAGTAGGTTTGCTACGGTGTTGAAGTTGCCAGTAAAGAAGGATAAGGCTGTTGGTAATGTGGCGGAGGCGGTTATTGATTTGGAGATGGATCAGGTTTCGGAGGAATGTGTTGAGTTTGTGAAAGATTTTGTGTGGAATTGGGTGGTTTTACGTGGGAATGATTGGGTTACGCCAAGCGAGGTTAAGAGTTGTATGGGGTTGATTAGGGATGGGAATATGGAGAAGGTGGATTGGGCAAGTTTGATTTGGGTTATGGTGGAGAATGAGTTGAAACACAAGGATCAGTTGCGCATGTGTTATTATGCTTCTCATTTGCAGTATTTTTTAAAGTCTCAGCGCAAGGACTTGTTTGACGAGGAGAGTGAAGATGTAGCAGTTAATCAGGAGATGAAGGAAGAAGAGAAAGCACTGGGCGAAGAGGAGATAAATGAGGTTAAGGTGGAGAAAATGAAGAAAGATGAGGACTTGTTGGAAGAGTCAGATAAGGTGGATGAGAAGGAGTTGATGGACGACAGGGACTTGTTGAAGGAAAGGCCTCAGGAGGTTGATGAGAAAGAAGTGAAGAAAGGGTTACACGAGGCGGATGTGAAAGAAGTGAAGGAAGGGCCCCATGAGGAAGCGGTGGAGCTAGGAGTGAAAAAAGATGTGGTTAGTTTTTATGACTTGGGCAAAGATCCTGACCAATTTGTTATAGAAGAACCCAATACAGGATTGACTTTGGGGCAGCAAGATATAGTCCTAAAAGAAGAGATCAAGGATGGTGTGGCGATGGCTCATCGAGATTTACCGGAGATAAAGCCCGATCGTCAGTTTTATTTTGGATATGAGAAAGAAAACAAATATTCCTTGCAGCCTTGTATTTTCGGAGAAAGTAAGGTTTTTAATGGTAAAGAGGAGATAAAACAGGAAGTTGGGAAGCTAGAGACTGAAGAAGAGGAGCACATGGAAGAGGGGGAGCGCATAAAGGAGTGGGAGCATATGGAAGCAGCGGATGCGGAGGAGTTAGAAGGGGATGAAATGGGGGAACAGCTTGAGGTGGAAGTTGAGGAAGAGGAAGAACTGGAGGATGAGGAAGAGGAAGAACTCGGGGATGGAATAGATTGTAATATTGCACCAAATTATGGCTCGGTTGAAAGAGCTGCTTTGACAGGTAATCTACTCCAGGGATTTGAAACAGCCCACTTACCTCTGAATTTACAGGGACAACAACTTCATGAAAATTCATCAATGGCTTGTTTTGCTTCTATTGTCGAAAAACAAGCAATGATGGGGTTTCCTTCTATGCTTGGTAATGGTCACAAGAGAATCTTAGACTATGAGCAAGATGATACTTCACATCTTGATAGAAGTAAGAGGATCAGGACTGATGTTGGTTGGGATCAGAGTACCTCTGATTTTAGGTCTTGTATGGACCAAGCAATGCAATACCTGGAAAAATCCAAACTCATCTATGAGGAGAAGGGTCAGGCCTATAATCGAGTAAATGAAAGTCAACAATATTTCATTCAGGAGCTGCAGCGAAGGGACA GGAGGCTTTAA